Proteins from one Bradyrhizobium amphicarpaeae genomic window:
- a CDS encoding GspE/PulE family protein produces the protein MRDRSADSFRQHLLEKYSLPQWAHAHVEKSATPALTRPLRELWEATDLSAAEFADEVSGHFGLPRLSLPQLLAATPRLDGFSRRFLRESTIFPFTASNEVLRLAVADPSDTAAIRAAEIVFGAPVDVVVASYEDIATVLDQRADADDANADRSGRNVAQQSEDDIESLRDLASGAPVVRALNDLLERAVDLRASDIHVEPFRAGLTVRMRVDGLLRALPSPHGIPPQALISRIKILASLNIAERRLPQDGAARVRVGRSEIDVRVATMPTQHGESAVIRLLPRDRGLLEMSKLGLAARDESVMTRLLAMPHGMIVVTGPTGSGKTTTLATMLSILNEPTRKILTIEDPVEYEIAGINQSQVKPSIGLTFASAMRAFVRQDPDVIMVGEVRDAETAHIAIHAALTGHLVLTTLHTETAAAAVPRLIDLGIEGFLLKSTLRAVVAQRLVRVLCDRCKVPHALTEADLAEDPRFAVIGFKCGEVVHEAGGCERCGGTGYRGRNGVFEILEMSDEVRTLIGPQTDSHSIDAAAMRGGMTTMLEDAVAKCRAGLTTVPEVFRVTTVR, from the coding sequence ATGCGCGACCGCTCCGCAGATAGCTTTCGGCAGCACCTCCTGGAAAAATACTCATTGCCGCAGTGGGCGCATGCCCATGTCGAAAAATCGGCCACCCCCGCGCTCACGCGTCCCTTGCGCGAATTGTGGGAGGCGACCGATCTCTCCGCGGCCGAATTCGCAGATGAAGTCTCCGGCCATTTTGGTCTGCCGCGGCTGAGCCTTCCGCAACTGCTCGCGGCCACGCCTCGCCTCGACGGTTTCTCGCGCCGCTTCCTGCGTGAATCCACCATCTTTCCTTTCACTGCATCCAACGAAGTTCTTCGGCTCGCTGTCGCCGACCCCTCCGACACGGCGGCCATTCGCGCCGCCGAGATCGTGTTCGGCGCACCGGTCGATGTCGTCGTGGCCTCATACGAGGACATCGCCACGGTGCTCGATCAACGGGCCGATGCCGACGACGCAAATGCCGATCGAAGCGGCAGGAACGTTGCGCAGCAGTCCGAGGACGACATCGAAAGCCTGCGCGATCTCGCCAGCGGCGCGCCGGTGGTGCGCGCGCTCAACGATCTGCTGGAGCGCGCGGTGGATCTGCGCGCCAGCGACATCCATGTCGAGCCGTTCCGTGCCGGGCTGACGGTGCGCATGCGCGTCGACGGCCTGTTGCGTGCGCTGCCGTCGCCGCACGGCATTCCGCCGCAGGCGCTGATCTCGCGCATCAAGATTCTCGCCAGCCTCAACATCGCCGAACGGCGCCTGCCGCAGGACGGCGCGGCTCGCGTCCGCGTCGGGCGCAGCGAGATCGACGTTCGCGTCGCGACGATGCCGACGCAGCATGGCGAGAGCGCTGTGATCCGCCTGCTGCCGCGCGACCGCGGCCTGCTGGAAATGAGCAAGCTCGGTCTTGCCGCGCGCGACGAGAGCGTGATGACGCGGCTGCTCGCGATGCCGCACGGCATGATCGTGGTCACGGGACCGACCGGCAGCGGCAAGACCACGACGCTCGCGACCATGCTGTCGATCCTGAACGAGCCGACGCGCAAGATCCTCACCATCGAGGATCCGGTCGAATACGAGATTGCCGGCATCAACCAGTCCCAGGTCAAGCCGTCGATCGGGCTGACCTTCGCCTCGGCGATGCGCGCCTTCGTCCGCCAGGACCCCGACGTGATCATGGTCGGCGAGGTCCGCGACGCCGAGACCGCGCATATCGCGATTCACGCGGCACTCACCGGCCATCTCGTTCTGACGACCCTGCACACCGAGACCGCCGCGGCCGCCGTGCCGCGTCTGATCGATCTTGGTATCGAGGGCTTCCTGCTGAAGTCCACGCTGCGCGCGGTGGTGGCGCAGCGCCTGGTGCGCGTGCTCTGCGACCGCTGCAAGGTCCCGCATGCGCTGACCGAGGCCGATCTCGCCGAGGACCCGCGCTTTGCGGTGATCGGCTTCAAGTGCGGCGAGGTCGTGCATGAGGCCGGCGGCTGCGAACGCTGCGGCGGCACCGGCTATCGCGGCCGCAACGGCGTGTTCGAGATCCTGGAAATGTCCGACGAGGTGCGCACGCTGATCGGCCCGCAGACCGACTCCCACTCGATCGACGCCGCCGCGATGCGGGGCGGCATGACGACGATGCTGGAGGATGCAGTGGCCAAATGCCGGGCCGGGCTGACGACAGTGCCTGAGGTCTTCCGCGTCACGACGGTGCGCTGA